The following coding sequences lie in one Frigoribacterium sp. SL97 genomic window:
- the coaBC gene encoding bifunctional phosphopantothenoylcysteine decarboxylase/phosphopantothenate--cysteine ligase CoaBC, which translates to MSVVVGVSGGIAAYKAVGVVRGLVLRGHDVHVVPTEAALRFVGAPTWEATSRNPVHTSVFDDVAEVRHVALGQRADLIVVAPATAHTLAKIAHGLSDDLLGTTILASTAPLVVAPAMHTEMWRNPATVANVDLLRSRGVTVVGPDDGPLTGGDVGPGRLSEPDEIVAAALALVTGPGSPDAPRAVAPGARDQEARVGDLDGLRLVVSAGGTREPLDPVRFVGNRSSGTQGAALALGAARRGAHVTVVAAALDGAVRQTLETEGTIDVVEVGTALELDAAMGEHAPAADVVIMAAAVADYRPSSVADGKIRKDDSGDELTVRLVRTPDVLAGLVARRAVGQVVVGFAAETAADRDELLSLGRAKQRRKGADLLVLNTVGWTTGFGSDDTAVVVIDADGDVVSEAEGSKTAVAETVLDAVVSRRVASRGSGGSTPPVLPGASTGAGA; encoded by the coding sequence CTGTCCGTCGTCGTCGGCGTCTCGGGCGGCATCGCGGCGTACAAGGCCGTCGGGGTCGTCCGCGGCCTCGTGCTGCGGGGGCACGACGTCCACGTCGTGCCGACCGAGGCCGCCCTGCGCTTCGTCGGGGCGCCCACCTGGGAGGCCACGAGCCGCAACCCGGTTCACACGTCCGTCTTCGACGACGTCGCGGAGGTGCGGCACGTGGCCCTGGGGCAGCGCGCCGACCTGATCGTCGTGGCCCCCGCGACCGCCCACACCCTGGCGAAGATCGCCCACGGCCTGTCCGACGACCTGCTCGGCACGACGATCCTCGCGAGCACCGCGCCGCTCGTCGTCGCGCCCGCCATGCACACCGAGATGTGGCGGAACCCGGCGACGGTCGCGAACGTCGACCTGCTGAGGTCGCGCGGGGTGACCGTCGTCGGGCCGGACGACGGGCCGCTGACCGGGGGCGACGTGGGGCCCGGCCGGCTGAGCGAACCCGACGAGATCGTCGCCGCGGCACTCGCCCTCGTGACCGGCCCGGGCTCCCCCGACGCCCCGCGAGCCGTCGCCCCGGGTGCTCGGGACCAGGAGGCGCGGGTCGGCGACCTGGACGGCCTCCGGTTGGTCGTCTCGGCCGGCGGCACCCGTGAGCCCCTGGACCCCGTGCGGTTCGTCGGCAACCGGTCGAGCGGTACGCAGGGGGCGGCGCTCGCCCTCGGGGCGGCCCGCCGCGGTGCCCACGTCACCGTCGTCGCGGCCGCACTCGACGGAGCCGTGCGGCAGACGCTCGAGACGGAGGGGACGATCGACGTCGTCGAGGTCGGCACCGCCCTCGAGCTCGACGCCGCGATGGGCGAGCACGCCCCGGCGGCGGACGTCGTGATCATGGCGGCCGCGGTGGCGGACTACCGGCCGTCGTCGGTGGCCGACGGGAAGATCCGGAAGGACGACTCGGGCGACGAGCTGACCGTCCGTCTCGTCCGGACCCCGGACGTCCTGGCCGGGCTCGTCGCCCGTCGGGCCGTGGGGCAGGTGGTCGTCGGCTTCGCGGCCGAGACGGCCGCCGACCGGGACGAACTGCTCTCGCTCGGGCGCGCCAAGCAGCGGCGGAAGGGAGCGGACCTGCTCGTCCTCAACACGGTGGGCTGGACGACCGGCTTCGGCAGCGACGACACGGCCGTCGTCGTGATCGACGCCGACGGTGACGTGGTGTCCGAGGCCGAGGGGTCGAAGACCGCCGTGGCCGAGACGGTGCTCGACGCCGTGGTGTCCCGTCGGGTCGCGAGTCGGGGGTCGGGTGGCAGCACTCCTCCCGTGCTCCCCGGCGCGTCGACGGGAGCGGGCGCATGA
- a CDS encoding serine/threonine-protein kinase translates to MSPREQADPRLGTTVGGRYRLDAIVGRGGMGAVYRASDLELGRVVAVKLFSSDGHDVHDLSRQVSEVRLLASLNHPGLVTLYDARVEGDGHDDDAYLVMEYVDGPTLQTVLADGPLSHAEAAAVLGDVADGLAAVHRAGVVHRDVKPANILLAAPHHEGDPRRAKLADFGIAYLIDSTRVTATGTLMGTAAFVSPEQAEGRPPAPASDVYSLGLVLVEALTGRRVFTGSVVESVMARLTRDPEIPASIGSGWAELLTRMTARAPDDRPAAAEVARAARTLAVEGAGSTEAVTRVMAAPDVPTAALPGGDAPTRVLARDDARTQVFGAGAASRADATDLVADVTADDGTRKRRRWPLVLAAIVVAGLLAAGIGWAATRDGGTVDPTESTSPSVETDPSTTPSESSDVDSPSPSDDSTDDSPVDPAPSDEVSPTQEAPVEPTTQPTVDPVTPPTVDVPGVDVPGGNSGPGNSGNGGPGTNGNGNGNGRGNGVGLGTGTDTP, encoded by the coding sequence ATGAGCCCCCGCGAGCAGGCCGATCCCCGCCTCGGCACGACCGTCGGCGGTCGCTACCGCCTCGACGCGATCGTCGGGCGCGGAGGCATGGGGGCCGTCTACCGGGCGAGCGACCTCGAGCTCGGCCGGGTCGTCGCCGTCAAGCTCTTCTCCTCGGACGGGCACGACGTCCACGACCTCAGCCGCCAGGTCAGCGAGGTGCGCCTCCTCGCCTCCCTCAACCACCCGGGGCTCGTCACGCTCTACGACGCCCGGGTCGAGGGCGACGGCCACGACGACGACGCCTACCTCGTGATGGAGTACGTCGACGGCCCCACCCTGCAGACCGTGCTCGCCGACGGTCCGTTGTCGCACGCCGAGGCCGCGGCGGTGCTCGGCGACGTCGCGGACGGCCTGGCGGCGGTGCACCGCGCCGGCGTCGTCCACCGGGACGTCAAGCCCGCGAACATCCTGCTCGCCGCGCCGCACCACGAAGGCGACCCCCGACGGGCCAAGCTCGCCGACTTCGGCATCGCCTACCTGATCGACTCGACGCGGGTGACGGCCACGGGAACCCTGATGGGCACCGCCGCCTTCGTCAGCCCGGAGCAGGCCGAGGGGCGTCCGCCGGCCCCCGCGTCCGACGTCTATTCGCTCGGGTTGGTGCTGGTCGAGGCGCTGACCGGGCGGCGCGTCTTCACGGGGTCGGTCGTCGAGTCGGTCATGGCCCGTCTCACCCGCGACCCCGAGATCCCGGCCTCGATCGGCTCGGGGTGGGCGGAACTGTTGACGCGCATGACCGCGCGAGCACCCGACGACCGTCCGGCCGCCGCCGAGGTCGCCCGAGCGGCCCGCACGCTGGCCGTCGAGGGCGCCGGGTCGACCGAAGCCGTCACGCGCGTCATGGCCGCTCCCGACGTGCCGACGGCTGCCCTGCCCGGAGGCGACGCCCCCACTCGCGTCCTGGCCCGGGACGATGCCCGCACGCAGGTGTTCGGGGCGGGGGCGGCCTCCCGCGCCGACGCCACGGACCTGGTCGCCGACGTCACGGCGGACGACGGGACCCGGAAGCGTCGGCGTTGGCCCCTCGTGCTGGCGGCGATCGTCGTCGCCGGGCTGCTGGCGGCGGGCATCGGTTGGGCCGCCACCCGCGACGGTGGGACGGTGGACCCGACGGAGAGCACGAGTCCGAGCGTCGAGACGGATCCGTCGACGACGCCGTCCGAGTCGTCGGACGTCGACTCGCCGTCACCGTCCGACGACTCCACCGACGACTCACCGGTCGACCCGGCTCCCTCGGACGAGGTGAGCCCCACCCAGGAGGCGCCGGTCGAGCCGACGACGCAGCCGACCGTCGACCCCGTGACGCCCCCGACGGTCGACGTCCCTGGCGTCGACGTCCCCGGAGGGAACAGCGGGCCCGGCAACAGCGGCAACGGCGGCCCGGGCACCAACGGGAACGGGAACGGGAACGGCCGGGGCAACGGGGTCGGTCTCGGGACGGGGACCGACACCCCCTAG
- a CDS encoding alpha-amylase family glycosyl hydrolase: MTDSPTSRAAATRPTPVPDADWWRQAVVYQVYPRSFADANDDGIGDLAGVTSRVPYLQRLGVDAVWLSPFYPSPLADGGYDVADYRDVDPRLGTLDDFDEMVAALHSAGLRVVVDIVPNHTSSDHEWFREAVASEPGSAARGRYVFRDGLGEGGDTPPSTWVSNFGGGAWTRLQRPDGTPEQWYLHLFAPEQPDLDWSNPEVRTDFERTLRFWSDRGVDGFRVDVAHGLAKDLTEPLRDAAERQLLPVDGSDPLYDRDEVHTIFEGWRRVLDEYDPPRSAVAEAWVQPERVPLYARPTELGQAFNFALTRADFDADQYRTIIASTLEQAAVSGATSTWVLSNHDVVRHATRYGLPKGQDLDAFVLSDGRRPTLNPDAGLRRARAATLLMLALPGSAYVYQGEELGLFEVADLRPDDLQDPVWVRTGHRRKGRDGSRVPLPWDTSEPALGFGDHAPHLPQPEWFEDLAVSVQDDEDESTLSIYRRALALRRELQRGEAFLWADDTSEDVVRFSRHEGWHSLTNFGGGPVDLPTGARVLASSEPLHDTLAGVTEVPGETTVWFSLT; the protein is encoded by the coding sequence ATGACCGACTCCCCCACCTCCCGCGCCGCCGCGACCCGCCCCACGCCCGTCCCCGACGCCGACTGGTGGCGGCAGGCCGTGGTGTACCAGGTGTATCCGCGCAGCTTCGCCGACGCGAACGACGACGGCATCGGTGACCTGGCCGGCGTGACCTCGCGCGTGCCGTACCTGCAGCGGCTCGGGGTCGACGCCGTCTGGCTGAGCCCCTTCTATCCGTCACCGCTCGCCGACGGCGGGTACGACGTCGCCGACTACCGCGACGTCGACCCCCGCCTCGGCACCCTCGACGACTTCGACGAGATGGTCGCCGCCCTCCACTCGGCCGGGCTGAGGGTCGTGGTCGACATCGTCCCGAACCACACCTCGAGCGACCACGAGTGGTTCCGTGAGGCGGTGGCGTCCGAGCCCGGCAGCGCCGCCCGTGGCCGGTACGTGTTCCGGGACGGCCTCGGCGAGGGAGGAGACACTCCCCCGTCGACCTGGGTCTCGAACTTCGGCGGTGGCGCCTGGACCCGCCTGCAGCGCCCCGACGGCACGCCCGAACAGTGGTACCTGCACCTGTTCGCCCCCGAGCAACCCGACCTCGACTGGAGCAACCCCGAGGTCCGCACCGACTTCGAACGCACGCTGCGGTTCTGGTCGGACCGTGGCGTCGACGGATTCCGGGTCGACGTCGCCCACGGGCTCGCGAAGGACCTCACCGAGCCCCTCCGCGACGCGGCCGAACGTCAGCTCCTGCCGGTCGACGGCAGCGATCCGCTCTACGACCGTGACGAGGTGCACACGATCTTCGAGGGGTGGCGCCGGGTCCTCGACGAGTACGACCCGCCCCGGAGCGCCGTGGCCGAGGCCTGGGTGCAGCCCGAGCGGGTGCCGCTCTACGCCCGCCCCACCGAGCTCGGCCAGGCCTTCAACTTCGCCCTGACGCGCGCCGACTTCGACGCCGACCAGTACCGGACCATCATCGCGTCGACCCTCGAGCAGGCGGCCGTCAGCGGGGCGACGAGCACGTGGGTGCTCTCGAACCACGACGTCGTCCGTCACGCCACGCGCTACGGCCTGCCGAAGGGGCAGGACCTCGACGCCTTCGTGCTGAGCGACGGTCGCCGACCCACTCTGAACCCCGATGCGGGCCTCCGTCGGGCCCGTGCGGCGACGCTGCTCATGCTCGCCCTCCCGGGTTCGGCCTACGTCTACCAAGGAGAAGAACTGGGCCTCTTCGAGGTGGCCGACCTGCGTCCCGACGACCTGCAGGACCCGGTCTGGGTCCGCACGGGCCACCGGCGCAAGGGCCGTGACGGCAGCCGGGTGCCGCTGCCCTGGGACACGAGCGAGCCCGCCCTGGGCTTCGGGGACCACGCCCCGCACCTGCCGCAACCCGAGTGGTTCGAGGACCTCGCCGTCTCGGTGCAGGACGACGAGGACGAGTCCACGTTGTCGATCTACCGACGCGCCCTCGCCCTCCGCCGCGAGCTGCAGCGCGGTGAGGCCTTCCTCTGGGCCGACGACACCTCGGAGGACGTCGTGCGCTTCTCCCGCCACGAGGGGTGGCACTCGCTGACGAACTTCGGCGGCGGCCCGGTCGACCTGCCCACCGGGGCACGCGTCCTGGCCTCCAGCGAGCCGTTGCACGACACGCTCGCCGGCGTCACCGAGGTGCCGGGCGAGACCACGGTCTGGTTCTCGCTGACCTGA
- a CDS encoding ammonium transporter yields the protein MDQGNTAFMLICAALVLLMTPGLAFFYGGLVKAKSVISMMMLSFGAMGLIGVLWVLFGYAIAFGNPTSIPGGSESFVGVQGLIGLDVANLGLGAAFEDSLDPTGAYPTIAFAAFQATFAIITVALISGAIADRAKFGAWMIFAGVWATVVYFPVASWVFNFTKDADGNTVGGWIAAMGVIDFAGGTAVHINAGAAALALALVLGKRVGFAKGADKPHNPPFVLLGAGLLWFGWFGFNAGSELAADGVAALAFLNTIAAPAAAVLGWLVVEKLKDGKATSVGAASGAVAGLVAITPACAALTPGWAVVLGVVAGAVCALAIDLKFKLGFDDSLDVVGIHLVGGLIGTLYLGIFANDTGLIFSHTFTQLGIQALSALAVMLYSFVLAFVIGFVIEKTIGFRVKNEDEVAGIDLALHGEEGYVLENSRA from the coding sequence ATGGACCAAGGCAACACCGCCTTCATGTTGATCTGCGCGGCACTCGTGCTGCTCATGACCCCCGGCCTGGCCTTCTTCTACGGCGGCCTCGTCAAGGCCAAGAGCGTCATCAGCATGATGATGCTCAGCTTCGGCGCGATGGGCCTCATCGGCGTCCTGTGGGTGCTCTTCGGCTATGCGATCGCCTTCGGCAACCCGACCTCGATCCCCGGTGGGAGCGAGAGCTTCGTGGGCGTCCAGGGCCTGATCGGCCTCGACGTCGCGAACCTCGGCCTCGGCGCCGCCTTCGAGGACAGCCTGGACCCGACCGGCGCCTACCCGACGATCGCCTTCGCCGCCTTCCAGGCCACCTTCGCGATCATCACGGTGGCCCTCATCTCGGGCGCCATCGCCGACCGCGCCAAGTTCGGGGCGTGGATGATCTTCGCCGGCGTCTGGGCCACGGTCGTCTACTTCCCGGTCGCCAGCTGGGTCTTCAACTTCACGAAGGACGCCGACGGCAACACCGTCGGTGGCTGGATCGCCGCCATGGGCGTCATCGACTTCGCCGGCGGCACGGCCGTCCACATCAACGCCGGTGCCGCGGCCCTCGCCCTGGCACTCGTCCTCGGCAAGCGCGTCGGCTTCGCCAAGGGTGCCGACAAGCCGCACAACCCGCCCTTCGTCCTGCTGGGTGCCGGGCTGCTCTGGTTCGGCTGGTTCGGCTTCAACGCCGGCTCCGAGCTCGCGGCCGACGGCGTGGCCGCCCTGGCGTTCCTGAACACCATCGCCGCACCGGCCGCCGCCGTGCTCGGCTGGCTGGTCGTCGAGAAGCTCAAGGACGGCAAGGCCACCTCGGTCGGCGCCGCCTCGGGTGCCGTCGCCGGCCTCGTCGCCATCACCCCGGCCTGCGCCGCCCTCACCCCGGGGTGGGCCGTCGTCCTCGGCGTCGTCGCGGGTGCCGTCTGCGCCCTCGCCATCGACCTCAAGTTCAAGCTCGGGTTCGACGACTCCCTCGACGTCGTGGGCATCCACCTCGTCGGTGGCCTCATCGGGACGCTGTACCTCGGCATCTTCGCGAACGACACCGGCCTCATCTTCTCGCACACCTTCACGCAGCTCGGCATCCAGGCCCTCTCGGCCCTGGCCGTCATGCTCTACTCGTTCGTCCTGGCCTTCGTCATCGGCTTCGTCATCGAGAAGACCATCGGCTTCCGCGTGAAGAACGAGGACGAGGTGGCCGGCATCGACCTCGCCCTGCACGGTGAAGAGGGCTACGTCCTCGAGAACTCGCGCGCCTGA
- the zapE gene encoding cell division protein ZapE: MPPESVSTLVSLSDRTPTITGAEIVTQLVPPRQFAEASLENYRPDPAFASQAEAVAAVTAFGGAGPDAPRRGLFRKKPAAPAVRPGLYLDGGFGVGKTHLLAALWNRTPGRRYFGTFIEFTALVGAVGYAGAASQLKGAALVCIDEFELDDPGDTMMMTRLLGDLADDGTRIAATSNTPPNALGEGRFAAADFLREIQGLSDKFFTLRIDGDDYRRREVEARAHVVDDVDAAAAALGGTVSLDDFDGVVAHLATVHPSKYVKLVDDLDAVGLRDVHVLTSQVDALRLVAFVDRLYDAQIRVVASGTPLDQVFSDEMLAGGYRKKYLRAVSRLVALTSL; encoded by the coding sequence ATGCCCCCCGAATCCGTCAGCACCCTCGTCTCGCTGAGCGACCGCACCCCGACGATCACGGGGGCCGAGATCGTGACGCAACTCGTGCCTCCTCGTCAGTTCGCGGAGGCCTCGCTCGAGAACTACCGGCCCGACCCGGCCTTCGCCTCCCAGGCCGAGGCGGTGGCCGCCGTGACGGCGTTCGGAGGCGCGGGTCCCGACGCGCCGCGGAGGGGCCTGTTCCGCAAGAAGCCGGCTGCCCCGGCCGTGCGTCCCGGCCTGTACCTCGACGGCGGCTTCGGCGTGGGCAAGACCCACCTGCTCGCCGCCCTCTGGAACCGCACGCCCGGCCGGCGGTACTTCGGCACCTTCATCGAGTTCACCGCGTTGGTCGGCGCCGTCGGCTACGCCGGGGCCGCGTCGCAGCTGAAGGGCGCCGCCCTGGTCTGCATCGACGAGTTCGAGCTCGACGACCCGGGCGACACCATGATGATGACCCGACTGCTCGGCGACCTGGCCGACGACGGCACGCGCATCGCCGCCACCTCGAACACGCCGCCCAACGCCCTCGGTGAGGGCCGGTTCGCCGCCGCCGACTTCCTCCGCGAGATCCAAGGGCTCAGCGACAAGTTCTTCACCCTGCGCATCGACGGGGACGACTACCGGCGTCGCGAGGTCGAGGCCCGGGCGCACGTGGTCGACGACGTCGACGCGGCGGCGGCCGCGCTCGGCGGGACCGTGTCGCTCGACGACTTCGACGGCGTGGTCGCCCACCTCGCGACGGTCCACCCCAGCAAGTACGTGAAGCTCGTCGACGACCTCGACGCGGTGGGGCTCCGTGACGTCCACGTCCTCACGAGCCAGGTGGACGCCCTGCGCCTCGTGGCCTTCGTGGACCGCCTGTACGACGCGCAGATCCGGGTGGTCGCCTCGGGCACGCCCCTCGACCAGGTCTTCTCGGACGAGATGCTCGCCGGCGGCTACCGCAAGAAGTACCTGCGCGCCGTGTCGCGCTTGGTGGCCCTGACCTCGCTCTGA
- a CDS encoding sulfurtransferase, with amino-acid sequence MAVEHDTSARFGEYAHPERLVGTEWLQQHLGTPGLVVVESDEDVLLYETGHIAGAVKIDWHLDLNDPVQRDYVDGEGFAALMSRSGITRDSTVVIYGDKNNWWAAYALWVFSLFGHQDVRLLDGGRAKWEAEGRDYTTEAPEVEATDYPVVERDDSVIRAYKDDVLAHLGKPLIDVRSPEEFSGQRTTAPAYPDEGALRAGHIPSAQNVPWGKAAADDGTFRPLAELDAIYRDGAGLSDGDEVVAYCRIGERSSHTWFVLTHLMGFEDVRNYDGSWTEWGSAVRVPIVQGTEPGEVPAR; translated from the coding sequence ATGGCCGTCGAGCACGACACGTCCGCCCGCTTCGGCGAGTACGCCCATCCCGAGCGTCTCGTCGGCACCGAGTGGCTGCAGCAGCACCTCGGCACCCCCGGGCTCGTCGTCGTCGAGTCCGACGAGGACGTCCTCCTGTACGAGACCGGCCACATCGCCGGCGCCGTCAAGATCGACTGGCACCTCGACCTCAACGACCCGGTGCAGCGCGACTACGTCGACGGCGAGGGCTTCGCCGCGCTGATGAGCCGCAGCGGCATCACGCGCGACAGCACGGTCGTCATCTACGGCGACAAGAACAACTGGTGGGCCGCGTACGCGCTGTGGGTCTTCTCGCTCTTCGGGCACCAGGACGTCCGTCTGCTCGACGGCGGCCGCGCGAAGTGGGAGGCCGAGGGACGCGACTACACGACCGAGGCGCCCGAGGTCGAGGCCACCGACTACCCCGTCGTCGAGCGGGACGACAGCGTCATCCGCGCCTACAAGGACGACGTGCTGGCGCACCTCGGCAAACCCCTGATCGACGTGCGCTCGCCCGAGGAGTTCTCCGGCCAGCGCACCACGGCCCCGGCCTACCCCGACGAGGGCGCCCTGCGTGCCGGTCACATCCCGAGCGCCCAGAACGTGCCGTGGGGCAAGGCCGCGGCCGACGACGGCACCTTCCGGCCTCTCGCCGAACTCGACGCCATCTACCGCGACGGGGCGGGCCTCTCCGACGGCGACGAGGTCGTCGCCTACTGCCGCATCGGTGAGCGGTCGAGCCACACCTGGTTCGTCCTGACGCACCTGATGGGCTTCGAGGACGTGCGCAACTACGACGGCTCCTGGACCGAGTGGGGCAGCGCCGTGCGGGTCCCCATCGTGCAGGGCACCGAGCCGGGCGAGGTGCCGGCCCGGTGA
- a CDS encoding SufE family protein encodes MTDAALPEALVEIREEFLALDVRNRLQLLLEFSNELPELPARYADHPDLFERVVECQSPVFLFVEVTDGRVHLHATAPREAPTTRGFASILAQGLDGLTVEQVLDDVPDDYPQTIGLTEAVSPLRIRGMTALLGRAKRQIRERTAVA; translated from the coding sequence GTGACCGACGCGGCCCTGCCCGAGGCGCTCGTCGAGATCCGCGAGGAGTTCCTCGCCCTCGACGTGCGGAACCGTCTTCAGTTGTTGCTCGAGTTCTCGAACGAGCTGCCCGAGCTGCCCGCCCGGTACGCCGACCATCCCGACCTGTTCGAACGGGTGGTCGAGTGCCAGTCCCCCGTGTTCCTGTTCGTCGAGGTCACCGACGGTCGGGTGCACCTGCACGCGACGGCACCGCGCGAGGCGCCGACGACCCGGGGCTTCGCCTCGATCCTCGCCCAGGGGCTCGACGGACTGACCGTCGAGCAGGTGCTCGACGACGTCCCCGACGACTACCCGCAGACGATCGGCCTGACCGAGGCCGTGAGCCCGCTGCGCATCCGCGGCATGACCGCGCTGCTCGGCCGCGCCAAGCGTCAGATCCGCGAACGGACCGCCGTCGCGTGA
- a CDS encoding dihydrofolate reductase family protein, whose amino-acid sequence MTLRVLHALGRPGDVGLELEIDEDSTPARIRELYAPPSETWLRLNLIAAVSGDAAGSDGTSETLSNATDRTILAAIRSLADGVLVGAASVRAEGYRVPKSSRLVVVTASGDLSGHRMDPAEAERVVVVCPESARARVRETLGEAIWAAARVLSATDDGGRLEPAAILRCLREQRLRSLVCEGGPSLAGQFLRDGLVDELCLSTSPVVIGSGLPVFGRERFDPASLVLGQLLVDEQSTLYARWSVDGGPASR is encoded by the coding sequence GTGACGCTCCGGGTGCTGCACGCCCTCGGACGTCCCGGCGACGTCGGGCTCGAGCTCGAGATCGACGAGGACTCGACCCCCGCCCGGATCCGCGAGCTGTACGCCCCGCCGAGCGAGACGTGGCTGCGACTCAACCTGATCGCGGCGGTCAGCGGTGACGCCGCGGGGTCCGACGGCACCTCCGAGACGCTGAGCAACGCCACCGACCGCACGATCCTGGCCGCCATCCGCTCGCTCGCCGACGGTGTCCTCGTCGGTGCGGCGAGCGTGCGCGCCGAGGGCTACCGGGTGCCGAAGTCCTCGCGACTCGTCGTCGTCACGGCGTCGGGCGACCTCTCCGGCCACCGGATGGACCCGGCCGAAGCCGAGCGGGTCGTCGTGGTCTGCCCCGAATCCGCGCGGGCACGGGTCCGCGAGACCCTCGGTGAGGCGATCTGGGCGGCCGCCCGCGTGTTGTCGGCGACCGACGACGGCGGCCGGTTGGAGCCCGCCGCGATCCTGCGGTGCCTGCGCGAGCAGCGCCTCCGTTCGCTCGTCTGCGAGGGCGGTCCCTCGCTCGCCGGGCAGTTCCTCCGGGACGGCCTCGTCGACGAGCTGTGCCTGTCGACCTCGCCGGTCGTGATCGGCAGCGGCCTGCCCGTCTTCGGTCGCGAACGTTTCGACCCGGCGTCGCTCGTGCTCGGCCAACTGCTGGTCGACGAGCAGAGCACGCTCTACGCGCGGTGGTCGGTGGACGGTGGCCCCGCGAGTCGGTGA
- a CDS encoding alpha/beta hydrolase family protein, whose translation MNRPASTGRRGVGPLAVVSIAVGGTVVVSSTALVSGIVAMARKIVTPARRRRDDVRIEAHDAVAGTITLRSTPDTRLPGRYSFWYDRGRGHARIGEVVHDDGRYVERRVEHEDGVGGVEGVEASGLRRAHRGRIGGWLYPTPHDAGLTADEVVVDTEVGPAPAWLVPAEGGLDGPWMIGVHGRGVTRAETIRAAPVFRREGFTSLLVSYRNDGEAPRSPDGRYALGDSEWRDVEAAIRFALDHGARSVVLMGWSMGGALVLQAATRSTLRGSVSGLVLESPVVDWRTTLAYQGAAMRVPGVVQGLVLRLLGSPLLCRLAGSAEPIDFDRLDLVSRAGELDLPVLVLHSDDDGFVPSTASHALAEARPDIVTFEVFDVARHTKLWNLDPERFEGAIGRWLDRHRLAGPPSTDHRA comes from the coding sequence GTGAACCGCCCCGCATCCACCGGTCGACGGGGCGTCGGCCCGCTCGCCGTCGTCTCGATCGCGGTCGGGGGCACCGTGGTGGTGTCGTCCACAGCCCTCGTCTCGGGGATCGTCGCCATGGCCCGGAAGATCGTCACCCCTGCCCGGAGGCGACGCGACGACGTGCGCATCGAGGCCCACGACGCCGTGGCCGGGACGATCACCCTGCGTTCGACGCCCGACACGCGCCTCCCCGGTCGCTACAGCTTCTGGTACGACAGGGGCCGAGGGCACGCCCGCATCGGCGAGGTGGTGCACGACGACGGCCGGTACGTCGAACGTCGGGTCGAACACGAGGACGGCGTCGGGGGCGTCGAAGGAGTCGAGGCATCCGGCCTGCGGCGCGCCCACCGGGGTCGCATCGGCGGCTGGCTGTACCCGACGCCGCACGACGCGGGCCTCACGGCCGACGAGGTCGTGGTCGACACCGAGGTCGGTCCGGCCCCCGCCTGGCTGGTCCCCGCCGAGGGCGGGCTCGACGGCCCGTGGATGATCGGGGTTCACGGTCGCGGGGTGACGCGCGCCGAGACGATCCGTGCGGCACCGGTCTTCCGGCGAGAGGGCTTCACCTCGCTCCTCGTGTCGTACCGCAACGACGGCGAGGCGCCCCGTTCGCCCGACGGCCGTTACGCGCTGGGCGACTCCGAGTGGCGCGACGTCGAGGCGGCGATCCGGTTCGCCCTCGACCACGGGGCGAGGTCCGTCGTCCTGATGGGCTGGTCCATGGGTGGAGCGCTGGTGCTGCAGGCCGCCACCCGCTCCACCCTGCGCGGCTCCGTCTCGGGTCTCGTGCTCGAGTCGCCCGTCGTCGACTGGCGGACGACGCTCGCCTACCAGGGCGCGGCCATGCGGGTGCCGGGGGTCGTCCAGGGTCTGGTGCTGCGCCTCCTGGGATCGCCCCTGCTCTGCCGGCTGGCCGGCAGCGCCGAGCCCATCGACTTCGACCGGCTCGACCTCGTCTCACGCGCGGGCGAGCTCGACCTCCCGGTGCTGGTGCTGCACAGCGACGACGACGGCTTCGTGCCGTCCACCGCGTCACACGCGCTGGCCGAGGCGCGGCCCGACATCGTCACCTTCGAGGTGTTCGACGTCGCCCGGCACACCAAGCTCTGGAACCTCGACCCCGAGCGGTTCGAGGGGGCGATCGGTCGATGGCTCGACCGTCACCGACTCGCGGGGCCACCGTCCACCGACCACCGCGCGTAG